One segment of Candidatus Woesearchaeota archaeon DNA contains the following:
- a CDS encoding PRC-barrel domain-containing protein: MLKMKRITETYEMRVFTDQGDYFGDIEESIVTNTKIFGWKVRATKNSFLNKILGSAKGVIVPHQLVKSIGDIMIISKSAVPSYNPDDE; this comes from the coding sequence ATGTTGAAAATGAAAAGAATTACGGAAACTTATGAAATGAGAGTTTTTACTGATCAAGGCGATTATTTCGGGGATATTGAGGAGTCTATTGTTACTAATACTAAGATTTTTGGTTGGAAGGTTAGGGCTACTAAGAATAGTTTTTTGAATAAGATTTTAGGTAGTGCTAAAGGTGTTATTGTTCCTCATCAGCTTGTTAAGAGTATAGGAGATATTATGATTATTAGCAAGTCTGCTGTGCCTAGTTATAATCCTGATGATGAATAA
- a CDS encoding PD-(D/E)XK nuclease family protein, whose protein sequence is MILKTALKHNTHGYYHYRIHRHKTEKLCQPQYKKLKDYLHKMLTNCPHEHFLKGPRSSILKFKLNSKLKNESNQVEILARIGLDSNYYDEAHMNVQMFMLAYDEKTIAIETPIWLQPNELENYEEIFKTNLPLTGHIDLIRIENDGKIWIWDYKPNAHREKYADTQTYFYALMLSKRTNIPLKNFMCGYFDTKNTYIFDPNKIKL, encoded by the coding sequence ATGATTCTTAAAACAGCACTAAAACACAACACGCACGGATACTACCACTACAGAATACACAGACACAAAACAGAAAAACTATGCCAACCCCAATACAAAAAACTAAAAGACTACCTGCACAAAATGCTAACAAACTGTCCACACGAACACTTCTTAAAAGGACCAAGATCATCAATACTAAAATTCAAATTAAACTCAAAACTAAAAAATGAATCAAACCAAGTAGAAATACTAGCAAGAATAGGCCTGGACTCAAATTACTACGATGAAGCGCACATGAACGTGCAAATGTTCATGCTAGCATATGACGAAAAAACAATAGCAATAGAAACCCCGATTTGGCTCCAACCAAACGAACTAGAAAACTACGAAGAAATATTCAAAACAAACCTGCCCCTAACAGGCCACATAGACCTAATAAGAATAGAAAACGATGGGAAAATATGGATATGGGACTACAAACCAAACGCGCACCGAGAAAAATACGCGGATACACAAACATACTTTTATGCGCTAATGCTAAGTAAAAGAACAAATATACCCCTAAAAAACTTCATGTGCGGATATTTTGACACAAAAAACACATACATATTTGACCCAAACAAAATAAAACTCTAA